From the Streptomyces nigrescens genome, one window contains:
- a CDS encoding DUF6131 family protein, translating into MIILGIILLVVGFLTGIGILWTIGIILAVIGAILWILGALGHAVAGRKHYY; encoded by the coding sequence GTGATCATTCTCGGAATCATCCTGCTCGTTGTCGGGTTTCTGACCGGCATCGGCATTCTGTGGACCATCGGAATCATTCTCGCGGTCATCGGCGCGATCCTTTGGATCCTCGGCGCACTGGGGCATGCGGTCGCCGGCCGCAAGCACTACTACTAG
- a CDS encoding SRPBCC family protein has translation MAVRHQLIKRSPEELWAVLADRSRYEDWVVGTARSRPKDGNWPEVGATLEYTVRLGPWDVTGCTTVRHSVPPRTLELEVDSGRLGTARIAIEVRPWGADSLVIIDEHPLAGPGGRLHNGALDLLLQLRHRSMLSRLAAVTEEEPVRASSGA, from the coding sequence GTGGCGGTACGACACCAGCTGATCAAGCGGTCTCCCGAGGAGCTGTGGGCGGTACTCGCCGACCGCTCCCGTTACGAGGACTGGGTGGTCGGCACCGCTCGCTCCCGGCCGAAGGACGGCAACTGGCCGGAGGTCGGCGCCACGCTCGAATACACGGTGCGCCTGGGGCCCTGGGACGTCACCGGCTGCACCACCGTCCGCCACAGCGTCCCGCCGCGCACACTCGAACTCGAGGTGGACAGCGGCCGGCTGGGCACCGCCCGGATCGCCATCGAGGTACGCCCCTGGGGCGCCGATTCCCTGGTCATCATCGATGAACACCCGCTGGCCGGGCCCGGCGGACGGCTGCACAACGGGGCCCTCGACCTCCTGTTGCAGCTGCGCCACCGCAGCATGCTCAGCAGACTGGCCGCAGTGACCGAAGAGGAGCCGGTCCGCGCATCCAGCGGAGCCTGA
- a CDS encoding phytoene desaturase family protein — translation MPDAVVIGAGPNGLVAANLLADAGWTVEVLEQQDEPGGAVRSDRAVHPDFVNDLCSSFYPLAAASPVIAALDLYEEGLVWSHAPQVLAHPLSDGRCALLGRTTADTAAGLETFGTGDGAAWQELCGVWGRVGSDLLDALFAPFPPLRALARLAARVRGAGGLRLARTMLLPVRRLGEEEFRGEAGRLLLAGNALHTDLTPEAAGSGGFGWLMSMLGQSYGFPVPAGGAQSLTSALVRRLQRRGGVLRCGERVDEVVVRSGRAVAVRTAIGETVPGRRAVVADVSVPALYGRLVDSRHLPYRLPADLRRFQWDFATFKVDWALGGPVPWTAEAAATAGTVHLADGMDELTRFTAQIAAGQVPDRPFALFGQMTTADATRSPPGTEAAWAYTHVPHRIRGDAGEDGIGGAWGPGDQEAMADRLEEQVERFAPGFRSRIKARRILAPPTFEALDANLYGGALNGGTAALHQQLVFRPLPGLARPETPVAGLYLASAGAHPGGGVHGAPGANAARAALRTRTPSGVLSRAQRALHRGGAPLRAPREGGW, via the coding sequence ATGCCGGACGCAGTGGTGATCGGTGCCGGACCCAACGGACTTGTCGCGGCGAACCTGCTGGCCGACGCCGGGTGGACGGTGGAGGTGCTGGAGCAGCAGGACGAGCCGGGCGGCGCGGTCCGCAGCGACCGTGCGGTGCACCCCGACTTCGTCAACGACCTGTGCAGTTCGTTCTATCCCCTGGCCGCCGCCTCCCCGGTAATCGCCGCCCTGGACCTGTACGAGGAGGGGCTGGTCTGGAGCCATGCGCCCCAGGTGCTGGCCCATCCGCTGAGCGACGGCCGCTGCGCGCTGCTGGGGCGCACCACCGCCGACACGGCGGCGGGGCTGGAGACCTTCGGCACGGGCGACGGCGCGGCCTGGCAGGAGCTGTGCGGCGTCTGGGGCCGGGTCGGCAGCGATCTCCTCGACGCGCTGTTCGCCCCCTTCCCGCCGCTGCGTGCCCTGGCCCGGCTCGCCGCCCGGGTCCGCGGGGCCGGCGGGCTGCGGCTGGCGCGGACGATGCTGCTGCCCGTACGGCGCCTGGGCGAGGAGGAGTTCCGCGGCGAGGCGGGCCGGCTGCTGCTGGCGGGCAACGCCCTGCACACCGACCTCACCCCCGAGGCCGCGGGCAGCGGCGGCTTCGGATGGCTGATGTCGATGCTCGGCCAGAGCTACGGCTTTCCGGTGCCGGCCGGTGGCGCCCAGTCGCTCACCTCGGCCCTGGTGCGGCGACTGCAGCGCCGGGGCGGGGTGCTGCGCTGCGGGGAGCGGGTCGATGAGGTCGTCGTACGCTCCGGGCGCGCGGTGGCGGTGCGTACCGCGATCGGGGAGACGGTGCCGGGCCGCCGCGCCGTGGTGGCGGATGTGTCCGTGCCCGCCCTGTACGGCCGGCTGGTCGACTCCCGGCATCTCCCTTACCGGTTGCCGGCGGACCTGCGGCGCTTCCAATGGGACTTCGCCACCTTCAAGGTGGACTGGGCGCTGGGCGGCCCGGTGCCGTGGACCGCCGAGGCCGCCGCCACCGCGGGCACCGTGCATCTGGCCGACGGAATGGACGAACTCACCCGCTTCACCGCCCAGATCGCCGCGGGGCAGGTGCCCGACCGGCCCTTCGCCCTGTTCGGCCAGATGACCACCGCGGATGCCACCCGCTCCCCGCCGGGCACCGAGGCCGCCTGGGCCTACACCCATGTACCCCACCGGATCCGGGGGGACGCGGGGGAGGACGGGATCGGCGGGGCCTGGGGCCCGGGGGACCAGGAGGCGATGGCGGACCGGCTGGAGGAGCAGGTCGAGCGCTTCGCGCCCGGCTTCCGGTCCCGGATCAAGGCCCGCCGCATTCTCGCCCCGCCCACGTTCGAGGCGCTGGACGCCAATTTGTACGGGGGCGCCCTCAACGGCGGTACGGCCGCCCTCCACCAGCAGCTGGTGTTCCGGCCGCTGCCGGGTCTCGCCCGCCCGGAAACCCCGGTGGCGGGCCTCTATCTGGCCTCCGCCGGGGCACATCCGGGCGGCGGGGTGCACGGCGCCCCCGGCGCCAACGCGGCCCGCGCGGCGCTGCGCACCCGCACGCCGAGCGGTGTCCTCAGCCGGGCCCAGCGTGCCCTCCACCGCGGCGGCGCACCGCTGCGGGCTCCGAGGGAGGGCGGGTGGTGA
- a CDS encoding SpoIIE family protein phosphatase has product MTGGTGSGPVDDPVGRALLRAMQESGASAGGVYVLAADAPVLQLTVMSGVPAPFLAPWDRVALAAPIPVAVATREQRLVWVGGQQQMARDFPRTAVAVPYDFSLAAAPVSGPAGSRGALLLLWPAGHAPRLSAEERGAVEAACGRLAALLAELPRSDGSGPAEAPRVRTPPPVRAVSPDEARAAADYLERLPGGCCALDLEGRITLVTKGATELLGEKGTRLIGSRPWEVLPWLRDPVFEDRYRAAVISRRPTSFTASRPPHHWLTFRLFPDARGLSVWISPSDKDYGPVEPAPAQGEVLPVRAGQIYHVLHLAAALTEAVGTQDVVGLVADQIVPAFGAQGMIMYVAEAGRLRTIGHRGYPAEAVAAFEGVALGAANSPAVHALATGEPSFFTSPEEMERDYPGLPRLTGKAARAVLPLIVSGRPVGCCILSYTRPRTFSLEERQVLTSLAGLIAQALDRARLYDTKHQLAHDLQAGLLPHGLPKVPGFAVAARYLPSTRGMDIGGDFYDLIRLDEDSVAAVIGDVQGHNAAAAALMGQVRTAVRAYATAGAAPGEVLARTNRLLTDLDPGLFTSCLYVHIDLRTRRACLACAGHPPPLLRHPGRHTTVLHVPPGLLLGIDPAARYSTTEITLPPKSVLALYTDGLIETPGADPDRSVADLAARLNDTPPLGPDRLADALLENRHGDADRQDDVALMLLAALPVGPIT; this is encoded by the coding sequence ATGACCGGCGGGACCGGGTCCGGCCCGGTGGACGACCCCGTGGGCCGGGCGCTGCTGCGAGCGATGCAGGAGAGCGGGGCGTCCGCCGGCGGGGTCTATGTGCTGGCGGCCGACGCGCCGGTCCTGCAGCTGACCGTCATGAGCGGGGTGCCGGCGCCGTTCCTGGCGCCGTGGGACCGCGTCGCGCTGGCAGCCCCCATCCCGGTCGCCGTCGCCACCCGCGAACAGCGCCTGGTGTGGGTGGGCGGCCAGCAGCAGATGGCCCGCGACTTCCCCCGTACGGCGGTGGCGGTGCCGTACGACTTCTCGCTGGCGGCGGCTCCGGTCAGCGGCCCGGCCGGCAGCCGGGGCGCCTTGCTGCTGCTGTGGCCCGCCGGCCATGCGCCGCGGCTGTCGGCGGAGGAACGCGGGGCGGTGGAGGCCGCGTGCGGGCGCCTGGCCGCGCTGCTGGCGGAGCTGCCCCGGTCCGACGGCTCCGGTCCGGCCGAGGCACCGCGGGTCCGCACACCGCCGCCGGTGCGGGCCGTGAGCCCGGACGAGGCGCGGGCGGCGGCCGACTACCTGGAACGGCTGCCCGGCGGCTGCTGCGCCCTCGACCTGGAGGGACGGATCACCCTGGTCACGAAGGGCGCGACGGAGCTGCTCGGCGAGAAGGGCACCCGGCTGATCGGCTCGCGCCCCTGGGAGGTCCTGCCGTGGCTGCGCGACCCGGTTTTCGAGGACCGCTACCGCGCCGCGGTGATCAGCCGCCGGCCGACGTCGTTCACCGCCAGCAGGCCACCGCACCACTGGCTCACCTTCCGGCTGTTCCCGGACGCCAGGGGCCTGAGCGTGTGGATCAGCCCGTCGGACAAGGACTACGGCCCGGTGGAGCCCGCCCCCGCCCAGGGGGAGGTGCTGCCCGTGCGGGCCGGCCAGATCTACCACGTACTGCATCTCGCGGCCGCCCTCACCGAGGCCGTCGGCACTCAGGACGTCGTCGGTCTCGTCGCCGACCAGATCGTGCCGGCGTTCGGCGCCCAAGGCATGATCATGTACGTGGCGGAGGCGGGCCGGCTGCGGACCATCGGGCATCGCGGGTACCCCGCCGAGGCGGTGGCCGCCTTCGAAGGGGTCGCCCTCGGCGCCGCCAACAGCCCCGCCGTGCACGCCCTCGCCACGGGGGAGCCCAGCTTCTTCACCTCCCCCGAGGAGATGGAACGCGATTACCCGGGGCTGCCGCGTCTGACGGGCAAGGCGGCGCGCGCCGTGCTGCCGCTGATCGTGTCCGGCCGCCCGGTCGGCTGCTGCATCCTCTCGTACACCCGGCCCCGCACCTTCAGCCTGGAGGAACGCCAGGTCCTCACCTCACTGGCGGGGCTGATCGCCCAGGCGCTGGACCGGGCCCGGCTCTACGACACCAAGCACCAGCTGGCGCACGATCTGCAGGCCGGCCTGTTGCCGCACGGGCTGCCCAAGGTGCCGGGGTTCGCCGTCGCCGCCCGTTATCTGCCGTCGACCCGCGGTATGGACATCGGCGGCGACTTCTACGATCTGATCCGCCTCGACGAGGACAGCGTCGCCGCCGTCATCGGTGATGTGCAGGGCCACAACGCGGCGGCCGCCGCCCTCATGGGGCAGGTCCGCACCGCCGTCCGCGCCTATGCCACCGCCGGTGCCGCGCCGGGCGAGGTCCTGGCCCGTACGAACCGGCTGCTGACCGATCTGGACCCGGGGCTGTTCACCAGCTGCCTGTACGTCCACATCGATCTGCGTACCCGCCGGGCGTGCCTGGCCTGCGCCGGCCACCCACCGCCGCTGCTCCGCCACCCCGGCCGGCACACCACGGTGCTGCATGTGCCGCCGGGACTGCTGCTGGGCATCGACCCCGCGGCCCGGTACTCCACCACGGAGATCACCCTGCCGCCGAAGTCCGTCCTGGCGCTCTACACCGACGGCCTGATCGAAACGCCGGGCGCCGATCCGGACCGCTCCGTCGCCGACCTCGCCGCCCGCCTCAACGACACGCCGCCGCTGGGCCCGGACCGCCTCGCCGACGCCCTCCTGGAGAACCGGCACGGCGATGCGGACCGACAGGACGACGTGGCGCTGATGCTGCTGGCCGCGCTGCCGGTCGGTCCGATCACTTGA
- a CDS encoding gas vesicle protein translates to MAAGEQDETERVRRPSSKKTAKKTVKKTATRASSARTGSGERESEAPRAGRRVSAPRAMRYAAEQLKELLGRAPESVSAVKPTEDGWQADVEVLELERVPGTTSVMATYRVMLDKEGELVAYERTRRYTRGQIDRR, encoded by the coding sequence ATGGCCGCAGGCGAACAGGACGAGACCGAACGAGTCCGGCGACCGTCCAGTAAGAAGACCGCCAAGAAGACCGTCAAGAAGACCGCCACACGAGCCAGCAGTGCCCGGACCGGCAGCGGCGAGCGTGAGAGCGAAGCGCCGCGCGCGGGCCGCCGTGTTTCGGCGCCACGTGCCATGCGGTACGCGGCCGAGCAGCTCAAGGAACTGCTGGGACGGGCTCCCGAGTCCGTTTCCGCGGTGAAGCCGACAGAGGACGGCTGGCAGGCGGACGTGGAAGTCCTGGAGCTGGAACGTGTCCCCGGGACCACCAGCGTGATGGCGACCTACCGCGTGATGCTGGACAAGGAAGGCGAACTGGTGGCGTACGAGCGCACCCGTCGCTACACCCGAGGCCAGATCGACCGTCGATAG
- a CDS encoding gas vesicle structural protein GvpA gives MTVVPQSGGTVAAGGGGGSGNLYDILDLILDRGLVIDVFVRVSLVGIEILKIDARIVVASVDTYLRFAEACNRLDLESGRKAPSQLTDLVGEVTEGGSHGKAKGALSGAAEAVTEALKGGGDEDEEHESRHKEPAERRERPARRPARRRKE, from the coding sequence GTGACTGTGGTGCCGCAAAGCGGAGGAACCGTTGCCGCAGGCGGCGGCGGAGGCTCCGGAAACCTCTACGACATCCTCGATCTGATACTGGACCGCGGTCTGGTCATCGACGTCTTTGTGCGTGTGTCGTTGGTGGGCATCGAAATCCTCAAGATCGACGCCCGCATCGTCGTCGCCAGCGTCGACACCTACCTGCGCTTCGCCGAGGCCTGCAACCGCCTCGACCTGGAATCAGGCCGCAAGGCACCCTCCCAGCTGACCGACCTGGTCGGTGAGGTGACCGAGGGCGGCTCGCACGGCAAGGCCAAGGGCGCCCTGTCCGGCGCCGCGGAAGCGGTGACCGAGGCCCTCAAGGGCGGCGGCGATGAGGACGAGGAACACGAGTCGAGGCACAAGGAGCCCGCCGAGCGGCGCGAGCGGCCCGCTCGCCGGCCGGCCCGGCGACGAAAGGAATGA
- a CDS encoding GvpL/GvpF family gas vesicle protein, producing the protein MSVYVYSIVATSHPQRLEGLHGVGNPPSELRTVQSKKLSAVVSDSPEELRPKRRDLGAHQAVQERLMADGTVLPLQFGFTTTDDEAVRAVLKERTDEFTERLEALEGCAEYHLKAAQDEDALLRQILTESDQARELNEQIRSGNASPDVPLVLGELVAGEVQARQEQLAAGVLDALRGFAREERISPPGGNDFVSVSYLVEQDNEKSFLGAERDLAKELGEDFDLRLLGPLPAYSFV; encoded by the coding sequence ATGTCGGTCTACGTCTACTCCATCGTCGCGACCAGCCATCCGCAGCGCCTGGAAGGCCTCCACGGAGTGGGGAACCCGCCGTCCGAGCTGCGTACGGTGCAGAGCAAGAAGCTGTCCGCCGTCGTCAGCGACTCCCCGGAGGAGCTGCGTCCCAAGCGCCGCGACCTCGGCGCACATCAGGCCGTCCAGGAACGGCTGATGGCCGACGGCACGGTCCTGCCCTTGCAGTTCGGTTTCACGACCACGGACGACGAGGCCGTACGGGCCGTCCTGAAGGAGCGGACGGACGAATTCACCGAGCGGCTGGAGGCGTTGGAGGGTTGCGCCGAATACCACCTGAAGGCCGCCCAGGACGAGGATGCGCTGCTACGGCAGATCCTCACGGAGTCGGATCAGGCACGAGAGCTCAACGAGCAGATCAGAAGCGGCAATGCCAGTCCGGATGTCCCGCTCGTCCTCGGTGAACTGGTCGCCGGGGAAGTGCAGGCACGGCAGGAGCAGCTCGCCGCCGGGGTCCTCGATGCGCTGCGCGGATTCGCGCGGGAGGAGCGCATCTCGCCCCCGGGCGGGAACGACTTCGTGAGCGTGTCCTACCTGGTGGAACAGGACAACGAGAAGAGCTTCCTCGGCGCGGAGCGGGATCTCGCCAAGGAGCTGGGGGAGGACTTCGACCTCCGGCTGCTGGGCCCGCTGCCCGCCTACAGCTTCGTCTAG
- a CDS encoding gas vesicle protein GvpG has translation MGLLSQLATLPLAPVRGVAWVMERALEAAENEYYDPEPVERELAELERALLAGDISEETFDRREDELLDRLDEIRAHAQGTDI, from the coding sequence ATGGGCCTGTTGAGTCAACTAGCCACCCTTCCGCTGGCACCGGTGCGCGGCGTGGCCTGGGTCATGGAACGGGCCCTGGAGGCCGCGGAGAACGAGTACTACGACCCCGAACCCGTCGAGCGGGAGCTCGCCGAACTCGAACGAGCGCTGCTGGCGGGAGACATCTCCGAGGAGACCTTCGACCGGCGGGAGGACGAGCTGCTGGACCGGCTGGACGAGATCAGGGCCCATGCCCAGGGCACCGACATCTGA
- a CDS encoding gas vesicle protein, protein MGDYPSRAGPAGGQGSSANLADILERVLDKGIVIAGDIQINLLDIELLTIKLRLLVASVDKAKEMGIDWWEHDPSLSSRASDGYRSLADENKRLRAEIQALREGDELPPAEDEEEDEVEDAGEEEAEGEAEEERRRAARRPARGARTKRDASGSRTKRRDTS, encoded by the coding sequence ATGGGCGACTACCCGTCCCGGGCCGGCCCGGCCGGCGGCCAGGGCTCCTCGGCGAACCTTGCCGACATCTTGGAGCGGGTGCTGGACAAGGGCATCGTCATCGCGGGCGACATCCAGATCAACCTGCTGGACATCGAACTGCTCACCATCAAACTGCGCCTGCTGGTCGCCTCGGTGGACAAGGCGAAGGAGATGGGCATCGACTGGTGGGAGCACGACCCCTCGCTCTCGTCCCGCGCGTCCGACGGCTACCGCTCGCTCGCCGACGAGAACAAGCGGCTGCGTGCCGAGATCCAGGCCCTGCGCGAAGGCGACGAACTGCCGCCGGCCGAGGACGAGGAGGAGGACGAGGTTGAGGATGCGGGCGAGGAGGAGGCTGAGGGCGAGGCCGAGGAGGAGCGCCGTCGTGCCGCCCGCCGTCCCGCGCGTGGCGCACGCACCAAACGGGACGCGTCCGGCTCCCGTACCAAGAGGCGGGACACCTCATGA
- a CDS encoding GvpL/GvpF family gas vesicle protein: protein MTEVISYAYAVARDDDGSLAEALTGLPGVAEAPVHLVRAGDRGEVVVAVSPVPEQDFQEAALRANLEDLDWLESVARAHHRVIEALAARTTVLPLRLATVYLDDERVRRMVDARQEAFAGRLADLAAHTEWGVKIYVEAPAPTDRPAAPPADEGLSPGRAYLSHRKAQRHAREDAYRDAEEVARRVEAAARGHAVDRVQHRVQQGELAGGPGENVVNDAYLVPLRDAESFRADVTRAAEGLSGVRVEVTGPWAPYSFATPPEAEPQQGAVP, encoded by the coding sequence ATGACCGAGGTCATCAGCTATGCGTACGCCGTCGCGCGGGATGACGACGGATCGCTGGCGGAGGCGCTGACCGGACTGCCGGGAGTCGCGGAGGCACCGGTCCATCTGGTGCGTGCGGGGGACCGGGGTGAGGTGGTGGTCGCCGTGAGCCCGGTGCCCGAGCAGGACTTCCAAGAGGCCGCGCTGCGCGCGAACTTGGAGGATCTGGACTGGCTGGAGTCGGTGGCCCGGGCCCATCACCGGGTGATCGAGGCGCTGGCCGCCCGCACCACGGTCCTGCCGCTCCGGCTCGCGACGGTGTACCTCGACGACGAGCGGGTGCGGCGCATGGTCGATGCCCGCCAGGAGGCGTTCGCCGGCCGGCTGGCGGACCTGGCCGCGCACACCGAGTGGGGCGTCAAGATCTACGTCGAGGCGCCCGCGCCCACCGACCGGCCGGCCGCACCGCCCGCGGACGAGGGCCTGAGCCCCGGACGGGCCTACCTCAGCCACCGCAAGGCGCAGCGGCACGCCCGCGAGGACGCCTACCGCGACGCCGAAGAGGTCGCCCGGCGCGTCGAGGCCGCCGCCCGCGGCCATGCGGTCGACCGGGTCCAGCACCGGGTGCAGCAGGGCGAACTCGCCGGCGGGCCGGGCGAGAACGTCGTCAACGACGCCTACCTCGTGCCGCTGCGGGACGCCGAGAGCTTCCGCGCCGATGTCACCCGGGCGGCCGAGGGACTGTCCGGCGTACGCGTCGAGGTCACCGGGCCCTGGGCCCCGTACTCCTTCGCCACGCCGCCCGAGGCCGAACCGCAGCAGGGAGCCGTGCCATGA
- a CDS encoding gas vesicle protein: protein MRPAGGQSATTDEPLPDRQIALIDLLDRLLSGGVVLTGDVVLSIADIDLVRISLRALIVSISEQNPSPWSALAPSVRDDHDG from the coding sequence ATGAGGCCGGCGGGCGGGCAGTCGGCAACGACGGACGAACCGCTGCCGGACCGGCAGATCGCGCTGATCGATCTGCTGGACCGGCTGCTCAGCGGCGGTGTGGTCCTCACCGGTGATGTCGTGCTCTCCATCGCCGATATCGACCTCGTCCGTATCTCGCTGCGCGCGCTGATCGTCTCCATCAGCGAACAGAACCCCTCCCCATGGTCCGCCCTCGCACCCTCGGTACGGGACGACCATGACGGCTGA
- a CDS encoding gas vesicle protein K, whose product MTAEDRRPGSRFDDVADAAHRAFRLLPAAPQDIPPPNSAAARRPAHRISADPDTVERDLIKLVLTLVELLRQLMERQALQRVDAGDLTEEQEERLGATLMILHDRMVELCARYELTMQDLNLDLGPLGTLLPPAEEP is encoded by the coding sequence ATGACGGCTGAGGACCGCCGGCCCGGCAGCCGCTTCGATGATGTCGCCGACGCGGCCCATCGGGCCTTCCGGCTGCTGCCCGCGGCACCGCAGGACATCCCGCCCCCGAACAGCGCGGCGGCCCGGCGCCCGGCACACCGGATCAGCGCCGACCCCGACACGGTGGAGCGGGACCTGATCAAGCTCGTCCTCACCCTGGTCGAGCTGCTGCGCCAGCTCATGGAGCGTCAGGCCCTGCAACGGGTCGACGCCGGAGACCTCACCGAGGAACAGGAGGAACGCCTGGGCGCGACGCTGATGATTCTGCACGACCGCATGGTCGAACTCTGCGCCCGATATGAGCTGACGATGCAGGACCTCAATTTGGATCTCGGGCCGCTCGGGACCCTTCTGCCACCCGCCGAAGAACCCTGA
- a CDS encoding CsbD family protein, with amino-acid sequence MGIAKKTRNIGHIVEGKAKETTGRALGNKGLQRRGKAEQAMGKMKQAVEKGRETFKH; translated from the coding sequence ATGGGCATCGCGAAAAAGACCAGGAACATCGGCCATATCGTCGAGGGAAAGGCCAAGGAAACGACCGGGAGGGCCCTCGGAAACAAAGGCCTCCAAAGGCGAGGCAAGGCGGAACAGGCCATGGGGAAAATGAAGCAGGCGGTGGAAAAGGGCCGGGAGACCTTCAAACACTGA
- a CDS encoding Dps family protein: protein MTESEGGEVIGRLRLRLHALNDLALTLKHVHWNVVGPHFIAVHEMLDPQVDAVRAMVDATAERIATLGGSPTGTPGALAAERTWEDYSVGRAQAIEHLGALDVVYSGVIRDHRAAVAATDGVDPVTQDLLIEHLRSLELFQWFVRAHLESAGGTLSTGSANGLSEAGHAAAEQARRQP, encoded by the coding sequence ATGACCGAGTCCGAAGGGGGAGAGGTCATCGGACGGCTGCGGCTCAGGCTGCACGCGCTCAATGACCTGGCCCTCACCCTCAAGCATGTGCACTGGAATGTCGTGGGGCCGCACTTCATCGCCGTCCACGAAATGCTCGATCCGCAAGTCGACGCGGTCCGTGCCATGGTCGACGCGACCGCGGAGCGCATCGCGACGCTCGGCGGCTCCCCGACCGGGACACCGGGCGCACTGGCCGCCGAGCGGACCTGGGAGGACTACTCCGTCGGACGGGCGCAGGCGATCGAGCACCTCGGTGCGCTGGACGTCGTCTACTCGGGGGTCATCAGGGACCATCGGGCGGCGGTGGCCGCCACCGACGGGGTCGACCCGGTGACCCAGGACCTGCTCATCGAGCATCTGCGGTCCCTGGAGCTCTTCCAGTGGTTCGTCCGGGCGCATCTGGAGAGCGCCGGCGGCACGCTCAGCACCGGTTCCGCCAACGGGCTGTCGGAGGCGGGCCACGCGGCGGCCGAGCAGGCGCGCCGGCAGCCCTGA
- a CDS encoding PIG-L deacetylase family protein, translating into MTTDATFSAGVGTPEADWASWPALDRLPDVPLPAGPVVVVAAHPDDEVLGFGGTMAALAAHGTDVQVLSVTDGEGSHPDSTRLTAARRAAVRAAELRDALGDLGLPSLRPQRLRIPDTQVHRHETAVRHQITARLYAVNAALCVAPWTGDLHSDHEAAGRAAAAACRSSGVPLWMYPVRMWHWARPADPRVPWDSAARLLLPAGAARRKAAALGRFVSRLHPLGDGDGDAAILPPEELAHHTRPFEVVFR; encoded by the coding sequence GTGACGACCGATGCGACCTTCTCCGCCGGCGTGGGCACCCCCGAGGCGGACTGGGCGTCCTGGCCCGCCCTCGACCGCCTGCCCGACGTGCCGCTGCCCGCCGGGCCGGTCGTGGTCGTCGCGGCACACCCCGACGACGAAGTGCTGGGCTTCGGCGGCACCATGGCCGCGCTGGCGGCACACGGTACCGATGTCCAGGTCCTCTCCGTCACCGACGGTGAGGGCTCCCACCCGGACAGCACCCGGCTCACCGCCGCCCGGCGCGCTGCGGTCCGCGCGGCCGAACTCCGCGACGCCCTGGGCGACCTCGGACTGCCGTCGCTGCGCCCGCAGCGCCTGCGCATCCCCGACACCCAGGTGCACCGTCACGAGACGGCGGTGCGCCACCAGATCACGGCACGGCTGTACGCGGTGAACGCGGCCCTCTGCGTCGCGCCCTGGACCGGGGATCTGCACAGCGACCACGAAGCCGCCGGCCGGGCGGCCGCGGCCGCCTGCCGTTCCTCGGGCGTGCCGTTGTGGATGTATCCCGTCCGGATGTGGCACTGGGCGCGCCCCGCCGACCCCCGCGTCCCCTGGGACAGCGCCGCCCGTCTCCTGCTGCCGGCCGGCGCGGCCCGGCGCAAGGCCGCGGCCCTCGGCCGGTTCGTCAGCCGGCTTCACCCGCTCGGCGACGGTGACGGCGACGCCGCGATCCTGCCGCCGGAGGAACTCGCCCACCACACCAGGCCGTTCGAGGTGGTCTTCCGATGA
- a CDS encoding SAM-dependent methyltransferase encodes MSTPPAYFEAMYAGAVDPWDLAGRWYEQRKYALTLASLPRRRYRAAFEPGCSVGVLTARLAERCDRLLATDRMPSAVVSAAERTHALPQVEVRTLTIPDEWPDGTFDLIVLSELLHYFDDTALHEILGRTLDSLEPGGTLVAVHWNHPVPEHRRTGRDLAPVLAARPGLRLLTETHDPDFTLQSFWRRYPDGGAPPSPAAQEGLV; translated from the coding sequence ATGAGTACGCCGCCCGCCTACTTCGAGGCGATGTACGCCGGCGCGGTCGACCCCTGGGACCTCGCCGGACGCTGGTACGAGCAGCGCAAATACGCCCTCACCCTCGCCTCGCTGCCCCGGCGCCGCTACCGTGCCGCATTCGAACCCGGATGCTCCGTCGGCGTGCTGACCGCCCGGCTCGCCGAGCGCTGTGACCGGCTGCTCGCGACCGACCGGATGCCCTCGGCCGTGGTCTCCGCCGCCGAACGCACCCACGCACTGCCGCAGGTGGAGGTCCGCACCCTCACCATCCCCGACGAGTGGCCGGACGGCACCTTCGATCTGATCGTGCTGTCCGAGCTCCTCCACTACTTCGACGACACCGCGCTGCACGAGATCCTCGGCCGCACCCTTGACAGCCTCGAACCCGGCGGCACCCTCGTCGCCGTGCACTGGAACCACCCCGTCCCCGAGCACCGCCGCACCGGCCGCGACCTGGCCCCCGTCCTCGCCGCTCGCCCCGGCCTGCGGCTGCTGACCGAGACCCACGACCCCGACTTCACCCTGCAGAGCTTCTGGCGCCGCTACCCCGACGGGGGCGCGCCCCCCTCTCCCGCGGCGCAAGAAGGCCTGGTGTGA